One window of the Streptomyces asoensis genome contains the following:
- a CDS encoding MarR family winged helix-turn-helix transcriptional regulator codes for MDEIPERLTVKPSWLITQLAVHARRLVFGGFTAAGARGYHYRILAALHEFGPASQAELGRRCRVDRSDVVAAVNQLVEQGFVDRAPDPEHGRRNKVTLTPGGVQQLRRMDQVLDQVQDDLLEPLSAEDRQTLTRLLGRVLAHHESR; via the coding sequence GAGATCCCCGAGCGCTTGACAGTGAAGCCGAGCTGGTTGATCACCCAGCTGGCCGTGCACGCCCGCCGGCTGGTGTTCGGCGGTTTCACCGCCGCCGGGGCGCGCGGGTACCACTACCGCATCCTGGCGGCACTGCACGAGTTCGGGCCCGCGAGCCAGGCAGAGCTCGGCCGCCGGTGCCGCGTCGACCGCAGCGATGTCGTGGCGGCCGTCAATCAACTGGTCGAGCAGGGCTTCGTCGACCGGGCGCCGGACCCGGAGCATGGACGGCGCAACAAGGTGACCCTCACCCCGGGCGGCGTCCAGCAGCTGCGGCGCATGGATCAGGTGCTCGATCAGGTGCAGGACGACCTGCTCGAACCGTTGTCGGCCGAGGACCGGCAGACGCTGACCCGCCTGCTCGGCCGAGTTCTCGCCCACCACGAATCACGGTGA